In a genomic window of uncultured Flavobacterium sp.:
- a CDS encoding RidA family protein, with amino-acid sequence MKRENILTGSPWEDKMGYCRAVRIGNIIEVSGTVAIVDGDKVKADDAYAQTYNILERVEKVLQDLNVGMKDVIRTRIFTTNISTFEDVAKAHSAFFKDVKPTTGFYEISKLVAPEYLVEIEFTAVVQ; translated from the coding sequence ATGAAAAGAGAAAACATCTTAACAGGATCACCTTGGGAGGACAAAATGGGATATTGTCGTGCAGTAAGAATTGGCAATATTATTGAAGTTTCAGGAACTGTGGCTATTGTTGATGGCGATAAAGTAAAGGCGGACGACGCTTATGCTCAAACCTATAACATTCTGGAACGTGTTGAAAAAGTTTTACAAGATTTGAATGTTGGAATGAAAGATGTTATCAGAACGAGAATCTTTACAACCAATATTTCTACTTTTGAAGATGTAGCAAAAGCGCACTCAGCGTTTTTTAAAGATGTAAAACCTACAACCGGATTTTATGAAATCAGTAAATTGGTTGCTCCTGAATATTTAGTTGAAATTGAATTTACTGCTGTTGTACAGTAA